Proteins encoded in a region of the Sterolibacterium denitrificans genome:
- a CDS encoding DUF364 domain-containing protein, whose translation MNMNARTMETRRLPHGAAGLLAELHAHVLERLGAEADELTIDRAVLGIFFTGVKLSNGAGGLCATPVKSVPEAVCCPSSAKAMPTPGKIKGRKALQLLDDLYRPQDLRRALAIATLNALAETLWMRDGPPTGIDLRFGDAFEALPLAPGAQVALVGAFPPYMRELRKKGQPFHVLELDPATLKPDELPFYVPAERAAEILPHVDAFITTGTTLINGTLESLLHMLRPGAEAAIIGPTATLVVEPFARHGVTIIGGTRVVAPDELLELLAEGGSGYHFFGKTVERVTMVLPSRAAAS comes from the coding sequence ATGAATATGAATGCACGCACCATGGAAACCCGGCGCTTGCCGCACGGGGCGGCGGGCCTGCTCGCCGAACTGCACGCGCATGTGCTCGAAAGGCTGGGCGCCGAGGCGGATGAGCTGACGATAGACCGCGCCGTGCTCGGCATCTTCTTTACCGGCGTCAAGCTCTCCAACGGCGCGGGCGGCCTGTGCGCCACGCCGGTGAAGAGCGTGCCCGAGGCGGTGTGCTGCCCGAGTTCGGCGAAGGCCATGCCGACGCCGGGCAAGATCAAGGGACGCAAGGCGCTCCAGCTACTGGACGATCTCTATCGGCCGCAGGATCTGCGCCGGGCGCTGGCCATCGCCACGCTCAACGCGCTGGCCGAAACCCTGTGGATGCGCGACGGCCCGCCGACCGGCATCGATCTGCGCTTCGGCGATGCCTTCGAGGCGCTGCCGCTGGCGCCCGGCGCGCAGGTGGCCCTGGTCGGCGCCTTTCCGCCCTACATGCGCGAACTGCGCAAAAAGGGACAGCCCTTTCACGTCCTCGAACTCGATCCGGCGACGCTGAAGCCGGACGAACTGCCGTTCTACGTCCCGGCCGAACGCGCCGCCGAGATATTGCCGCACGTCGATGCCTTCATCACCACCGGCACCACGCTGATCAACGGCACGCTCGAAAGCCTGCTGCACATGCTGCGCCCCGGCGCCGAAGCGGCGATCATCGGCCCGACCGCGACGCTGGTGGTCGAACCCTTCGCGCGTCATGGCGTGACCATCATCGGCGGCACGCGAGTGGTTGCGCCCGACGAGTTGCTGGAACTGCTGGCCGAGGGCGGCTCGGGCTACCACTTCTTCGGCAAGACGGTGGAACGGGTAACCATGGTGCTGCCATCCAGGGCAGCGGCATCGTAA
- a CDS encoding FecCD family ABC transporter permease has translation MAEIAAPSVSLSPSPLPRAARLRHPAWRWLVAPMLMLVALLAALSLGRYPLPPGETLRFVLAALGLVSMEAEQYVLLHNLIVEIRLPRILAAILVGASLSVSGAAYQALFRNPLVSPGLLGVLAGAAAGAAFGIVMGGSWLVVQTSAFLCGLAAVGVGVGIAHLFGGSSLIMLVLGGILSGALFTSVLSMLKYLADPDSQLPAIVYWLMGSLGQANLDDMTVAAVPLCLGIAVLCLMGRALDALAMGDDEARTLGIPVAAVRLITIAAATLISALTVSIAGMIGWIGLIVPHIARLLVGPGNARLLPAAAFLGAAFLLSADSLARNAFAAELPIGIVTELLGIPVFMIVLSRVRRGWST, from the coding sequence ATGGCTGAAATCGCTGCGCCTTCAGTTTCGCTTTCACCTTCGCCCCTGCCGCGCGCCGCGCGCCTGCGGCACCCGGCCTGGCGCTGGCTGGTCGCGCCCATGCTGATGCTCGTCGCGCTGCTCGCCGCGCTGTCGCTGGGCCGCTATCCCCTGCCGCCGGGCGAGACCCTGCGCTTCGTTCTCGCTGCGCTGGGGCTGGTGTCGATGGAGGCGGAGCAGTATGTGCTGCTGCATAACCTGATCGTGGAAATCCGCTTGCCACGGATATTGGCGGCGATACTCGTCGGCGCCTCGCTGTCCGTCTCGGGCGCGGCCTACCAGGCGCTGTTCCGCAATCCGCTGGTCTCGCCCGGCCTGCTCGGCGTGCTGGCGGGTGCGGCGGCCGGCGCGGCATTCGGCATCGTCATGGGCGGTAGCTGGCTGGTCGTCCAGACATCCGCCTTCCTCTGCGGCCTGGCCGCCGTGGGCGTGGGTGTGGGCATCGCCCATCTGTTCGGCGGCAGCTCGCTGATCATGCTGGTCCTGGGCGGCATCCTCAGCGGCGCGCTGTTCACTTCGGTGCTGTCGATGCTGAAATACCTGGCCGATCCGGACAGCCAGTTGCCGGCGATCGTGTATTGGCTGATGGGCAGTCTGGGTCAGGCGAATCTCGACGACATGACGGTGGCGGCGGTGCCGTTGTGCCTGGGCATCGCCGTGCTGTGCCTCATGGGGCGCGCCCTTGACGCGCTGGCCATGGGCGACGACGAGGCGCGCACGCTGGGCATCCCGGTCGCGGCGGTGCGCCTGATCACCATCGCGGCGGCAACCCTGATTTCCGCGTTGACCGTTTCGATCGCCGGCATGATCGGCTGGATCGGACTCATCGTGCCGCATATCGCGCGGCTGCTCGTCGGCCCCGGCAACGCCCGCCTGCTGCCGGCCGCGGCCTTCCTCGGCGCGGCCTTCCTGCTGTCCGCCGACAGCCTGGCGCGCAATGCGTTTGCCGCGGAGCTGCCGATCGGCATCGTCACCGAGTTGCTGGGCATTCCCGTGTTCATGATCGTCCTGAGCCGGGTCAGGCGCGGGTGGTCGACATGA